A window of Streptomyces sp. NBC_01689 genomic DNA:
CTTCCAGAAACACATCCGCGACGTGCCGGTGGTCAGCCTCGGACACGCCGGCACCGCCGCCTGCCAGGCCACGATCATCCCGCAGCTCAGATCCCTCGCCGAGAAGTCCTGGTTCACCAGCGCCGAGGCACCCGCCTCCCTGTTCCACCCCGGCGCCCCGCTGCCGCCCTTCGACTACGGGCAACTGTCGCTGGCCTGCGGCCGCGACAGCGTCAGCGCCTCCCTGCTGGCCACCGCCGCGTCCGTGCCCGGCTCCACCGCCGTCGAGCGCACGCTGCGCCATCTGGCCGGCCAGATGAGCGCCGAACTGCACGAACTGCGCAGCCGGGTCCTGGCGCTGCCGCCCCCCGACGCCGCCCACCCGGTGGGCCCGGCCTGGTTCGCCCTGACCGACCGCTACGTGCTGGTGCTCGCCGCCGCCTGCGTCCTGGGCGTGTGGCACCACAACCGGGGCGGCCCCGACCCCTTCCTCGCCGACCCGGCGTGGGCCGCCGCCGCCCTGCACCGCATCGCCCGGCGGCTGGGCATCCCCGCCTCCGACCTGCCCGCCGAGTGCACCGCCCGGGTCCACCGGGAGGTCCTGGCCCGCTACGGCGACCGGCGCGGCTTCGACCTGCACAACACACCGATTCCGGGCTGAGCACGGGCCCGTATCAGGACAAGGAGCCTTCAGGGATGACTCCCTCCCCGCCGTGGCACACCGAGGCCCCGCTCCACGAGTGGCTGATCACGCACCTGGCGGTCTACCTGGACCGGCTGCCCGAGAACATCGAGGCGACGGTGCCCCTGGCCGAGTACGGCATGGACTCCGTGTGCGCGCTCAGCCTGTGCGGCGACATCGAGGACGACTTCGGCATCGTCGTCGAACCCTCGCTCGTCTGGGACCATCCGACCGTCGCCCACCTGACGGCCCATCTGACGGCGCGCGGCGCGGACCCCGACCGGTGGCAACGGTGAACGCCGTCGCCGTGGTCGGTCTGGACTGCGTCTTTCCCGCCGCCCACGGCGTCGAGGCCTACTGGGACCTGCTGATGCGCGGCGGCGACGCGATCGGCCCGCTGCCCGAGGACCGCCGCGGCCCCGGCTTCGACGACACCGTCCAGGGCGGCTTCGTCGACACCGTCACCACCTTCGACAACGACTTCTTCACCATCGCGCCCCGCGAGGCGGCCGCCATGGACCCGCAGCAGCGGCTCCTGCTGCAGTGCGCCTGGCGGGCCCTGGAGGACTCCGGCCGCGCCCCGTCCGCACTCGCCGGCAGCGACGCCGGTGTCTTCGTCGGGGTGATGGGCAGCGAGTGGGCCCAGCTCCACATGGGCGACTACGCGCGGGTCACCCCGCAACTGGGCGCCGGCAGCAGCGCGGGCATGACGGCCAACCGGATCTCCTACCACCTCGACCTCAAGGGCCCCAGCCTCGCGGTCGACACCGCCTGCTCCTCGTCCCTGGTCGCCGTGCACCTCGCCGTCAACTCACTGCTGTCCGGGGAGTGCTCCACCGCGCTCGCCGCCGGCGTCAACATCGTGCTCACCCCCGCACTGGGCATGGTCTACCAGCAGATGGGACTCAAGGCGCCCGACGGACGCTGCAAGCCCTTCAGCCTCGACTCCGACGGCATCGGCCGCAGCGACGGCGTCGGCGTGGTGGTCCTGCGCCGCCTCCAGGACGCCCTCGACGACCACCAGCGCGTCTACGCCGTCATCCGCGGCACCGCCGTCAACCAGGACGGCCGCAGCAACGGCGTCAGCGCACCCAGCCGCTGGTCCCAGCAGGCCGTGGTGGCCGCCGCCTACCGCAGGGCCGGCGTCGACGCCGACCAGGTCCGCTTCATCGAGGCACACGGCACCGGCACCTCGCTCGGCGACATCATCGAGTGCGCGGCCCTCGGCGAGGTGCACGCGGTGCCCCGCGACGAACCCTGCGCGATCGGCTCGGTCAAGGGCAACATCGGGCACACCGAAGGAGCCGCCGGCATCGCCGGCCTCATCAAGACCGCCCTCGCCCTGCACCACCGCATCGTGCCCGCCAGCCGCTTCGCCACCCGCGAGAACCCCCAACTGCGCCTCGC
This region includes:
- a CDS encoding acyl carrier protein; translation: MTPSPPWHTEAPLHEWLITHLAVYLDRLPENIEATVPLAEYGMDSVCALSLCGDIEDDFGIVVEPSLVWDHPTVAHLTAHLTARGADPDRWQR